The Prochlorococcus marinus XMU1419 nucleotide sequence ATGAATCGAAGTATAAATTAATTGGTAATGTTAGATTTGAAAATAAAAATATTAAACTGTCTTCGAATAAAGCAATTTTGGGTAAAAATAATATTATTGAATTTTTTAATCCTGTTAAATATATTATTAAGGATAATTATGATGAAAAAAGATATGAAATAAACTCAGAAAATGCTTACTATAATATAAATAAAGACTTTGTAACTTTTAAGGCAAAAGATAAAAGAGTTCGCTCAAAAATATATTTTTAAATATTATTTTTTGAAAAAATATTATTAATTTTTCTTGACCAATTATTTATCCATTTTTCGTCCGACTTAGTAAAACATTTTGGACTCCAACCTCCAATCAATATAAAAGATTTCTTATTTATAGGTACAATCAAAATAGATGGGATATTTGGACAAAAGTTAACAAATTCATCTCTCCCAGGATAAAACTTCGTGTTCGCTAAGGATATTAATTTCATATCTTTTATTGATCTAAGACAAGTTTCTCCAGGAGTAAACTCATTACTTGAAGTTATTCCTCTTTTTAATATGTTTTCTCCTTCTTTATGTATTAATATTGATGCTGCGGCAGTAGAAGTAAGTATAGCTTCAGAACCCCATGCAAGTTCGTTAATAACTTCATCCGACATATTTTTGTCGTAGTAGAAGTTATTTTCTCCTTTAAGATTAGCTTTTATACCAGCTAAAGGTTCAAATTGTTTAAATAAGAAACCTATCAAGATGATAATCAGTGATGCTATTGCAGCTAGCACTTGTGCCCTTTCGAGTTCAGGTGTAATTATTTCTATTGAAAAGAAATTTGCTAACTGAAAAAAAAAGAGAATTGTACCGACTAATATCAAAGATTTTCCATTAAATCCCATTTATAAAATATTAACTCTAATTAATCTATGCAAACATTATATTAGTTAGATACTTTAATCATACTCAAACATATAGTTTTTAATATATAATTGACCAAAACCTTCCAATATGAAATTAAAAATTAATAGATATCTATTTTCTACAATCATTGCAGGTCTAATATTCTTCCTTCTTCCTACAACTTCATATGCAGAAGGAATGACCAATATAAATAAACTATTTGTTGTCACACAACAAAAAACTATTATAAATTACGAGAAAAGTCAGCCTTCCTCTATTGACAATCCTGTAGTGGATCCAAATTTTAACACTATGAGATCAAAAGATACTGAGAGTTCAACTGCTACTTATATTGTTATTGGTTTGTTAATTGCTGCCACAATTATTCCTTTAGCTACATGGTGGTATTTCTCTAAATAATAGAGAATTTATGAATGCTGAGGATTTAAGTTTTAGTGATTATTCACCTCATGTAATTTTTATTACAGGTGGTACAAAGAGTGGCAAAAGTGAATTAGCAGAGTATCTGGCAAAGGAGGTAAAAAAATTATCATACGTAGCCTTATCTGAAAAAAATGTGGATGATAGAGATTGGCGAGATAAAATTTATTTACATCAAAAAAGAAGGCCAAAAGATTGGAAATTAATAGAAACAACAGATCTTTTAAATACATTGAGGCAAGACGAAGGTCCATTATTGATAGATTCGATTGGAGGATTCGTTATGGAAAGTATTGAAAAGGAACAAAATGAATGGTTAACAAAAATGAATTTACTTATTAGTAACTTAATGAAAAGAAAAAGTATAACTTTTATTGTTGGAGAACAAGTAGGTTGGAGTTTGGTCTCAGAATATAAAATTGGTAATACTTATATTGAAAGAATCGGCGAGCTTCAAAAAAGAATAACCAAAATATCAAAAGATAATTGGCTTGCAATAAACGGTAGAGCAATCAAAATAGATGAAATAAGTATTGAAATACCTACTTAAAATTGGAAGTCGCTCTTTTTGAACCAAGAATTCCGCAGAATACTGGTAATATTGCCAGATCATGCGCTGCATTTAACGTATCTTTAAATCTTATAGAACCCTTAGGTTTTAAACTAGAAGATAAATATTTAAAAAGAGCAGGGTTAGACTACTGGCCCCTTGTAACTGTTAATAAGTACCAAAATTTTGATAAATTTTTAACTTCAAAATTATCAAAAAGAATTATTTCTTTCAGTAAAAAAAATGGGATTTATTTGAAAGATTTTAAATTTAAGCAGGATGATATTTTGCTCTTTGGGAGAGAAGATTCAGGATTACCAGATTGCATTATTGATAAAAGCGACTTTTTAATATCAATATTTATGCCGAATTTACAAACTGGAAACAATGAACAAAAAGGTGTTAGGAGTCTAAACCTTTCTGTCGCATGTGGAATTGCCATATATGAGGCTTACAAACAAATAAATTTTCAAAATGGTAATTAAGTACAACCAATGGCTTACAATATTCCCATGTCTCGGTAGCTCAGCTGGTTAGAGCGGCGGATTCATAGCCCGCAGGTCGCGTGTTCAAGTCACGCTCGAGACATTTTAAATATTTTTAGATTGAAGAACTTAGAAGAAATTCTTAACTGACATAAACAATTACAGACAAATAATGTTTAATTCACTTAGTACAGTCTTAGATCCAAAGAAATCTAAAGCAAAATATCCAGAAGCAAGGGTAATAGTTCTTGATGATAGTTTTAATACTTTTCAACATGTCGCAAATTGTCTTCTTATGATAATCCCAGGCATGAGTGAAAAAAAGGCATGGGATCTAACCATCAAAGTTGACAAGACAGGTTCGGCGGAAGTTTGGCGAGGTAATTTTGAACAGGCAGAGCTATATCATGAGCAACTATTCAGCGAAGGATTAACAATGGCTCCAATTGAGAAAACTTAAAATAATTAAGATTAACAGAAATTTTTGGCTTATAAATTCGAATCGTTCAAAGGTAAAGGTTTTCAAAGAAGAATCAAAATAAAGATATATTTTTTAATATATGTTTATTGACTCTTTAAGAATTCTGGGTTTTATGAAAAGAAACATCTCTTATGACAAACATAGAAGAACTTAAAGTTGATAAAGCTAGAGATGAATGGAGAAAGTTAATCGCTCAAGTTAGGAGGAGAACTAAACCAGTTAGGGAAGACTATTAGTATCCAAAAGTGTATACAGGATTAGTTATATAAATTATTTTATTTAGGACGTAGTTGGCGGGTAAATTTAATGGCTTCAAAAATAACAAAGCCATTCCTTGAGTCACATTAAATTCTTTATTTTTCAAAAAAAATATAAGCTAATTTTAATTTTAAAAAGATTGTCAAATACAAACTAAAAATTCTGAAAAAAAGATATATAAGCATTTATTGATTAAGGATTATCAAGATATCTAATATCTAAAACTTATTTAAAAAATTATAGATTCAGGGTTTCTTGTTATGTTATTAAAAAAACATAGTTATAATTTAATTTTACCTACTATCTAATACTTATAAATACCCAATGAAGTATCTCATCTCAAGCAAAAGATCAAGAGCTTTATTTGGTATTGGAATAGTTGCTTTAAGTATTGGATTAATATCAAAAAAAGTAATTAACTATCCAGCTGGAGGATGTATGAAAGGTACTCAAGAAATAACCTTGAATATCTAGCCATTAATCATCTTAAATTTTCCTTAATTCTTAAATCCAGTCAACTTTGATAACTCTTTTAGTGAAAGTACACCTAAAATTAGTTTTCCATCTATTTCCCATGTGGGAAACCCTTTAATTTTTTTATCAATGCATAATTGAGTTTGACTGTTTATGCCATCTCTTGCACATTCAACTACATTAAGTTCTCTATAAGCTTGCTTACCAAATAATTCACTTTGATTAAGGCAATTGGGACACCAATATGCTGAATATTTAACTACACCATTATCTTTTAGGTATTTTGCCAACTCGATTGATTCCCTAGTGCTTTCTGAGGTGACTATAAGTTCTCTCTGATTATTTAAATGGGAGCTCTTTACAACACTTGGTAAAGTAAGCAAAACTAATAGTGGGATTAATAGGCGTTTCATTTATTTACTACTTTTCCTCCATATTTTCTAACTATCTTATCAAGCAAGATTCGTATATCTTTATTTTTAAGTTTATCTATTTGCTGAAGATTTTCAAGAAGATCACATATTTGATCCTGTGTATCTTCATTAAATTCACTTACTGCCATTTATATTTAAAGTTTTTATTTTCCAATTTTAAATCAAAAGTAAATTTAAATACTTATTGTATTTATATTTTTTTATTGCTATTTTTTTAAAGCGGGCTAAGGTTCATATCTCCACGAGGATTTAGTCCGCTGAATTTTTAAAGATTCAATTTATTTTGGATCCTTCTTTAAAAAGTTGATTAGAAATATTCAGAAATATTTATCTGCTTAATTTCTAAATTCCATTGAAAAGAATTCTCATATAAAAATTAATAGTGTGACACTATTTATCAATAATGTTGTTATTTCGCTTCATAACTTTCTTAAAATACTTAAACTCAATAAATTCATGCATCATTTTGATATCGTCAGATAATATTTTTTTATTAACTGCATATTCGTCCACATTAAGTGGAGATTTTTTATTTTCAGAAATTGTTTCATGATCAAAAGAAAAGTTTATAAAATCATCTTTTTCATTGAGTTTTTTACCATATGATTCTTTTAACACACCTCGAGACCTCAACGCTTCCTCTACCAATAAACCTGTGACTTTTGACTGACTAATTTCATTAGCTGTGCACAATTTTTCAATAATTTCATGTACTTCTTCACTTGGCAAAAAACCAATCCTTTTCCTCGGAGAGGGCATAATTAAAAAAATTAGTGTCACACTTGCACATTATAAGTGTTGCACTATATTTTATTTAAGTCAACTAATTTTGCCATGCATATTTTATTATTTCCTGTCGGATTTATTCTTTGGTATCTAGCTTATGAAGCAAAACCTATCATTAATGATGAAGCAACACTTAATTGGGAAGAAAAAAATACAATTAAAAGAAATAAACTTTTAAATATAATAAACGAAAGCTTTTAAAATTTACTGTTAATCGATTTTGACCATTCCTTGTGCTTATTATCTAGATCTGAGATTAACTGTTTTTGATAAGTAAATTTGAGTTGATTTTCGTTAAGTGATTTTCTTGTGATAATCATCTCGTTAGAGAAAAAATTAGGAGATTTTGAACTACTAATATTTTTTTTGACTTCCATATTATGAATTCATCTATTTTTTTTATATGACTAAAAAGGTTATAAGCTCAATATTTTTATATTCTTTTTATATTTCCTTCATATGTGTTTTAGCAGGTTTGTAAAAAATATTAGTTTATTAAATAATAAAAGCTATATTTAAACAAAATATATGTTTTATCATGAATTTAAAGGAGAGAGGGATTACTGTTGGAGATTTACTAATAATACTAATAATAATAATCACTTCTACAATATTAATTAAATCATTTAGCAAGGATAAGAAAACAACACTTAATTATAGTAATCAAGAGCAAGTTTCTTATAAGAATAATTACTATCAAAAATTTATTTGAATAGCTTATATAAATTATTTATAAAACTCTTAATTAATTCAATTAACTATTAGGTATCTCTTATGTAAATTTCAAGAATACATAATTATCAAGCAATGAGTTTATGTATTTTAAATATTTTGATGAAATGATTTAGAACTTTCCCATTTCAAGTTATCCTTTAAATCATTGATATCATTTGATATTGAAACTAAATTCACCATTTGAAGAATTTGACTTTTATTTAGCCTATTAATAATAATAAGTTTATTAAGCATTTCTAAAACAGATTTATCATTAATATTCATTGTTTGTACAAAAAACTATGATCCTTCAATTTAAATATTTTATTTTATAATCCTAAAAATTTCATATTGTATTTTATGTTAAATATAAAAAATATTTATAAAATGATCAAAAATAAAACTTTTACTTATAAGAAAATATCTAAAGCTCACTTTCTTATAAATTCGTTTATCGTAAAAAGAAAAAAATGAAAAAAAACTCCAATAAAGAATACCTTAACAGAGATGAAGTTAATGAAATGATTGAATCAGCTTTAAGGAGACATAATAGAAGATCTACAATAATATCAAGCGTACTTGGCTGGATTCTAATAGGAGGTTATTCTTTTGGACTTTTTCAAGCAGTTCAAAATGTCTAATTAATTTTTTAAAGTAATACTTGCAAGATGATAAATTAATATAAGACTAGGTATTTATTATGAGGGAATATATTGAGGCAAATCTCACAGTTATAAGAAAATATTTAAAAAAACGAAAAAAGTATACATCAAAATTAAATAATGCTTCGATAATGGAAGAATTTAAAGAATGGAGCAAAGATCCATTACCTGAGACAGAATCAATTTGGACTTTACCTGACTTAACGAGAAATGAAAGACTAAAAAATTTTTGTCGTTCAATTAAAAAGGAAATAAGATAAGTTTTTAACTACCTAGTTGTATATGATTTACCTTTAAGTAAAAATAACCCGCAAATCCAACTATATTCAAAATTACTACGAAAATCCAAGCTCCAATTGGCTGATTAGAATCAATTTTTTTTATTTTAACTTTTTCCTTTAGTCTTTCAATATATTTAGCCATATTTAAAAATATTAAAAAGAGTATATCTAATTATAGAGAATCAAATTTTAAGGAATCTTAAATAAAATAAAATTTCTTTTAATTCGAATTTTTATTGTCAAGCCTGTTAATGGGATATTTAATTAACTCCTTTTTGAGATTTTTTAAAAGTTTATTGTGATTAAAAATTGTAAATTTCCTAGTAAAGGAATAGTTCCATTTCATTGAATTTAAAAAAAACTTGCTAATTCATTATTAATAAAATTATAATACTCATTACGGTCATTCAGACCATACATAATTTAAATAAGGACAAATTTTTTCATGAGCTTAAGAGTTGGCCAAGAAGCACCAGACTTTAGTGCTACAGCAGTATATGATCAAGAGTTTAAGGAGATTACACTTTCAGGTCTAAGAGGTAAATGGGTTGTTCTATTCTTTTACCCACTAGATTTTACATTTGTATGTCCAACTGAAATCACTGCATTTAGTGATAGATACCAAGATTTCTCGGAACTTAATACGGAAATACTTGGGGTATCAGTAGATAGCAAACACTGTCATTTGGCTTGGATACAAACCCCAAGAAATGAAGGTGGTATAGGTGATATTAACTATCCGTTAGTTTCTGACTTAAAAAGAGAAATTTGCCAGGCGTACAATGTTCTCAATGATGATGGAGAGGCTGATAGAGGTTTATTTCTTATCAATCCCGAAGGAGTAGTAATGCATACGACTGTTAACAAGGCTCCTGTAGGTAGAAATGTTGATGAAACGCTAAGGATTCTTCAAGGCTATCAATACGTTGCGGCAAACCCCGATGAAGTATGTCCAGCAAACTGGACCCCCGGGGAGAAAACAATGTTAGAGGACCCCAAAGGTAGTAAGGAATATTTTTCTGCGCTATAGAAGAATTAGAAACATTTAAGTAAGTATTGAGTAGTAAATAATTATAAAAAAATAAAAAACAAATATATTCAAAAAGGGGATAACATCTCCTTTTTGTGGTTTGGGCACAATCCAATCGCTCAAATTAGTTTTATATGATAAGAAGGCCCACGTATAAAAAGAAATTTCTATGGCGACTAGGATAAAAACATTAATTAAATTTAAGTCATTTAAACCAAAATATCTATAAATATGAAACTGATCGTCAACACTAATATTATTAATTTGAAGATGCCAAAGATAGAGAGAAATCAAAATAAAATTTACCAATATTATTTTTTTTAATAGAAACCTAGATTTCTTAAAAATTAATAGGATAGAAATTAAAAATATTAAAAAACTTAACTGTGGAATATCCGGTTTTGGTACATTAATTCCTTCAAGAAATAAATTTAATATAAGATCAAAATTTATATATAAATAATCAGCTATTAAGAAAGAGAGAAATATTAAATTTATTGCTACTAAGAATAACAATCTTTTTCCTTTAATTATTTTTACACTATGGATTTTATTCTTAGTAAAACTATAGTATGTATAATTTTTTAAAGAGTTTATATACACCAAAGATGGACATATTGCACCGCTCAAATAGTAAAGGATTGAATAAAAGGAAATATCATTAATATTGAGTGAATACAAATTAAACCATTGTTTTTGTACAAATGGAAGAATAAGTAAAAATGAAAGTGTAACTAATAAATTCGTTGTATTGTTTTTAATTATCAAGAAAATATTTTTTTTAATTTAAAGCAATTAAATCAAACTTTCAACAATTTAGAAGTTGTTAATTTAAAAACTTTTTTATCTATAGTTTCTTGATTTAAAAGTATATCAACTAATTTATCTAGTAAGACTCTATTTTTTTTCAATATTTTTATTGAATTATTTAACGAAATTTTAGAAATATTTATGATTTCATTATCTATTCTAGAACTGGTATTTTCTGCTATGAGAGGCTTTCTTCTAAATAACCCATCTCCTAAATACATTTCATTATTATTAGAATCCATCGAAATTGGACCAATAATTGAAAATCCATATTTTGTAACCATTTCCCTTACGATATTTGTCGCATAGGAGATATCATTTATTGAGCATTGTGTGATTTCACCTTCACCAAAAACTATCGTTTCTGCTGCTCTTCCAGCTAAAGCAATTTCAATTTTTGAAAATAATAATTTTTTAGAAATCAATCCACTAGAAATTACATCTTCGTCAGGGCATATTTTTGTATAACCTCCTATAGATCCAGATCTAGGTAAAATCGTAATTTTATCAACTGAATCAATTCCATTTCTCACAGCAGAAACAATTGCTCTACCTACTTCGTTATAAGCAATAATTTTTTTCATATTAGGAGAAGTTATTAATGAGCTTCTCAGGCCAATAGTGATTTTATCAAGAGCATTTTCTATATGAAGATCACTGATTAATTTAGATTCGTCTCTTGCACAGTGAATGGCACTCTCGTTCATCAAGTTTGCAAGATCTGCTCCCGAAAATCCAACTGTTCTAGAAGCCCAATATCCTAAGTTAACTTCGCTTGAAAGTGGTTTGGAAAGTGAGTGAACTGAAAGAATTTTTTTTCTTCCATCTAAATCTGGAAGCATTACTTCAATTTTCCTATCAAATCTACCTGGTCTTAATAATGCTGCATCCAAAATATCTGGTCTATTTGTTGCTGCTAAAACAATAATCCCAGAATTATCAGCAAAACCATCTAATTCAGTTAGAAGCTGATTAAGGGTTTGTTCTCTTTCATCATTTCCACCTCCGATCCCAGACCCTCTTTGCCTACCAATGGAATCAATTTCATCAATGAAAATGATACAAGGAGATTTTTCCTTAGCCTTAGAGAACAGATCACGAACTCGGCTTGCTCCAACCCCAACAAAAAGTTCTACAAACTCTGATGCCGATATTGAGAGAAAAGGCACTCCTGATTCACCAGCGATTGCTTTAGCTAATAATGTTTTACCTGTTCCTGGTGGGCCTATTAGAAGAACTCCCTTAGGGACTTTTGCTCCAAGATTTTCTAATTTCTTTGGTTCTTTCAAAAATGTTATTACCTCTTTTAATTCCTCAGCGGCTTCAGGGACGCCAGCTACATCATCGAATCTCGTTTCTACATCATCAATAGTTACAAATTTAGCTTGATTTTTGGTAAAACCAAAAGCTCTGGAAGCCAATTTTGATGTACTCCTCAAGATTAAGACTATAGCTAATATAAAAATCAGGAAAAGACTTATTGAAGCAAATGAATTAGCAGCTGAGGCTTCTTTTCTACTATTGTTAATAGTTAGATCTACCTTATTTTCAGTAGCCTTTTCAAGGATTAATTGATCGTTATAAAGGATAGGTATTTTAAATTTTTCGCCATTTTTATACAGAACATCAATTTCTCTCTGCCTTGGATAGAAAAATATTGATTCTATTTTTCCCGTCTCTATATCTTCTAGAAGATCCGAATAACTCGATTTAGAATCTGAATATGAGAATTTTGATCTAAACACTAATCTTTATAAGTGATTAATAAAGCATATATGCTTATTTAAAAAATTGACGTATATAAACAAAATATACTCAAAAGTTTTGGAGATAACCAGTTAAGGGTTATATTATTATATGGAAATAAAGAAACAGAATGGCTGTACCAAAGAAGAAAAAATCAAAAAGCAAAAGGAACCAAAGGCATGCTGTTTGGAAAGGAAAAGCAGCAATAGCAGCTCAAAAAGCTATATCTTTAGGTAAATCAGTTTTAACTGGCAAAGCTCAAGGATTTGTTTACCCTATTGATGAAGAAGAAGAAGAGTAG carries:
- a CDS encoding peroxiredoxin — translated: MSLRVGQEAPDFSATAVYDQEFKEITLSGLRGKWVVLFFYPLDFTFVCPTEITAFSDRYQDFSELNTEILGVSVDSKHCHLAWIQTPRNEGGIGDINYPLVSDLKREICQAYNVLNDDGEADRGLFLINPEGVVMHTTVNKAPVGRNVDETLRILQGYQYVAANPDEVCPANWTPGEKTMLEDPKGSKEYFSAL
- the rpmF gene encoding 50S ribosomal protein L32, with translation MAVPKKKKSKSKRNQRHAVWKGKAAIAAQKAISLGKSVLTGKAQGFVYPIDEEEEE
- a CDS encoding bifunctional adenosylcobinamide kinase/adenosylcobinamide-phosphate guanylyltransferase yields the protein MNAEDLSFSDYSPHVIFITGGTKSGKSELAEYLAKEVKKLSYVALSEKNVDDRDWRDKIYLHQKRRPKDWKLIETTDLLNTLRQDEGPLLIDSIGGFVMESIEKEQNEWLTKMNLLISNLMKRKSITFIVGEQVGWSLVSEYKIGNTYIERIGELQKRITKISKDNWLAINGRAIKIDEISIEIPT
- a CDS encoding fusion glycoprotein F0; translated protein: MKLKINRYLFSTIIAGLIFFLLPTTSYAEGMTNINKLFVVTQQKTIINYEKSQPSSIDNPVVDPNFNTMRSKDTESSTATYIVIGLLIAATIIPLATWWYFSK
- a CDS encoding tRNA (cytidine(34)-2'-O)-methyltransferase, coding for MEVALFEPRIPQNTGNIARSCAAFNVSLNLIEPLGFKLEDKYLKRAGLDYWPLVTVNKYQNFDKFLTSKLSKRIISFSKKNGIYLKDFKFKQDDILLFGREDSGLPDCIIDKSDFLISIFMPNLQTGNNEQKGVRSLNLSVACGIAIYEAYKQINFQNGN
- the clpS gene encoding ATP-dependent Clp protease adapter ClpS, producing the protein MFNSLSTVLDPKKSKAKYPEARVIVLDDSFNTFQHVANCLLMIIPGMSEKKAWDLTIKVDKTGSAEVWRGNFEQAELYHEQLFSEGLTMAPIEKT
- a CDS encoding cofactor assembly of complex C subunit B, yielding MGFNGKSLILVGTILFFFQLANFFSIEIITPELERAQVLAAIASLIIILIGFLFKQFEPLAGIKANLKGENNFYYDKNMSDEVINELAWGSEAILTSTAAASILIHKEGENILKRGITSSNEFTPGETCLRSIKDMKLISLANTKFYPGRDEFVNFCPNIPSILIVPINKKSFILIGGWSPKCFTKSDEKWINNWSRKINNIFSKNNI
- the ftsH gene encoding ATP-dependent zinc metalloprotease FtsH, with amino-acid sequence MFRSKFSYSDSKSSYSDLLEDIETGKIESIFFYPRQREIDVLYKNGEKFKIPILYNDQLILEKATENKVDLTINNSRKEASAANSFASISLFLIFILAIVLILRSTSKLASRAFGFTKNQAKFVTIDDVETRFDDVAGVPEAAEELKEVITFLKEPKKLENLGAKVPKGVLLIGPPGTGKTLLAKAIAGESGVPFLSISASEFVELFVGVGASRVRDLFSKAKEKSPCIIFIDEIDSIGRQRGSGIGGGNDEREQTLNQLLTELDGFADNSGIIVLAATNRPDILDAALLRPGRFDRKIEVMLPDLDGRKKILSVHSLSKPLSSEVNLGYWASRTVGFSGADLANLMNESAIHCARDESKLISDLHIENALDKITIGLRSSLITSPNMKKIIAYNEVGRAIVSAVRNGIDSVDKITILPRSGSIGGYTKICPDEDVISSGLISKKLLFSKIEIALAGRAAETIVFGEGEITQCSINDISYATNIVREMVTKYGFSIIGPISMDSNNNEMYLGDGLFRRKPLIAENTSSRIDNEIINISKISLNNSIKILKKNRVLLDKLVDILLNQETIDKKVFKLTTSKLLKV